Proteins from one Nicotiana tabacum cultivar K326 chromosome 23, ASM71507v2, whole genome shotgun sequence genomic window:
- the LOC107803460 gene encoding protein SAWADEE HOMEODOMAIN HOMOLOG 2: MDLRPRPGKPFSGFTDAEIEKMEKELNQSGEQVCDQEFCQKLAQVFSHSKGRAGKPIVKWTEVQTWFQNRQQSSLSKDNSAETKRKLPDVTEECVLDKANQRFHMPEGKKVPDLSELEFEARSSTDGAWYDVDTFISHRYLSSGEPEVLVRFAGFGSEEDEWINVRKSVRERSVPLESSECNKVRVGDPVLCFQERKDQARYVEARVIDIQKKFHDIRGCRCLFVIQYDHDNTEEIVHLRRLCFRPSVLGRLCQI, from the exons ATGGACCTTCGTCCCAGACCGGGAAAACCTTTCTCTGGTTTTACTGATGCTGAG ATTGAGAAAATGGAGAAAGAACTTAATCAATCAGGAGAACAAGTTTGTGACCAAGAGTTTTGCCAGAAATTGGCACAGGTTTTCAG CCACTCTAAAGGTCGTGCAGGAAAACCGATTGTGAAATGGACTGAG GTCCAAACTTGGTTCCAGAACAGACAGCAAAGCTCTCTCTCAAAGGATAATTCAGCAGAGACCAAGAGGAAACTCCCTGATGTGACCGAAGAATGTGTTTTAGATAAAGCTAATCAAAGATTTCATATGCCTGAAG GGAAAAAGGTTCCAGATTTGTCAGAGTTAGAATTTGAGGCTAGGTCTTCAACAGATGGGGCATG GTATGATGTTGATACATTTATCTCACACCGGTATCTCAGCTCAGGAGAACCT GAAGTTCTTGTGAGATTTGCGGGATTTGGATCAGAGGAGGACGAGTGGATAAACGTAAGAAAGTCGGTCCGGGAACGATCTGTACCACTTGAGAGTTCAGAATGTAACAAAGTCAGGGTTGGGGATCCTGTTTTGTGCTTCCAG GAGAGGAAGGACCAAGCTAGATATGTTGAAGCACGTGTTATAGATATTCAAAAGAAATTTCATGATATAAGGGGTTGTAGATGTCTCTTTGTGATTCAATATGATCATGATAACACAGAG GAAATTGTTCATTTGAGGAGATTGTGTTTCCGGCCAAGCGTATTAGGACGTCTGTGCCAGATTTAG